Sequence from the Gemmatimonadota bacterium genome:
GATAGCTCGATGAAGGGTTCACCCTGCCAGAAGACAAGTGATAGGTCGTCGCTTATGCGGATGGCGGGGATTTCGATTCGGATGGTTTTTTCGTTTGTGTATCGGTTGGGAAGCGTATCTTGCCATCGCTCTACTTTAAGTGAAAGATTTTTTTCTAGCGTTGCTTGTGTCCAGGCAACGATGGCTTCTCTGGCGAGCGCTTTGCCCATTTTTTCGACCGTATCATAATTATCTCTGGGTTCCTGAATCGGAAGTATGTTGCCACATGCCCCTTGTAAAAATATTGAGAAAGGTACAGATGTGCCCGCTTCAAAGTGGTGACAGGTAGCGCCGGGATATTCGGCGGTGAAGAGACGATTGGCGGTCATCATGATGACGGGATGAGCGGCAAAGTGGATTGCGGTCGCGATGGGTTGGCTCTGGGGTGTGTCGAATCGCAGGACAGTGACTGCGGGGTCAACAGGGCCGTTGGGCAGTTTTTCAGGGTTGAGGTTAAACGATTTAAAGCTTCCGTCGGGCAATATCTGGCGTCTGTTGTAGGCGAGGTCGGTGTTGACAGCGCCCGTTGAGAGTGTGGCGGGTTTAAGATTGGTTAGAGACTCGACAGCAGCATCGACAACCTGCTTTCTTATGTGAACAATCGCATCATCTTCGGGGCTTCCGCCAAAGTAGTAGATGCATTCTGGGCCACTGTGATTGTGGGTGCTACACAGGATCAGGTTTTCGGGCGGAAGATCGGATTGTGCGGCAAAAGCATTGCGCATGGCATCGACGTCGATCCACTGAAAGCTCAGGAGATCTGCCGAGCAAATGACGAT
This genomic interval carries:
- a CDS encoding neutral/alkaline non-lysosomal ceramidase N-terminal domain-containing protein — encoded protein: MADIIKIGTAQRDITPSTGSAMGAFPVNRSPMQPRIAEGIHDPLYVKALALSDDTTTIVICSADLLSFQWIDVDAMRNAFAAQSDLPPENLILCSTHNHSGPECIYYFGGSPEDDAIVHIRKQVVDAAVESLTNLKPATLSTGAVNTDLAYNRRQILPDGSFKSFNLNPEKLPNGPVDPAVTVLRFDTPQSQPIATAIHFAAHPVIMMTANRLFTAEYPGATCHHFEAGTSVPFSIFLQGACGNILPIQEPRDNYDTVEKMGKALAREAIVAWTQATLEKNLSLKVERWQDTLPNRYTNEKTIRIEIPAIRISDDLSLVFWQGEPFIELSLSTQSSSPFARTIVMGYSQGSCGYVPNRRAYNFGGYGVIPYPSDPLEYNRACVVPGTGERWIDGTQTLLTKLHDNSSHKERSNA